In Candidatus Binataceae bacterium, the genomic stretch GCGGGTAGGGATTTACTGTGATCGGCGTCGCGCCCCGAGTAGCATGGATACTAGGTGCAAGCCGGGGGGCTAGCCGCGTCTTTGCAGCGCCCTCTTGACTTGTCTCAAGCGCCGGATAAGATTGCCATTGACCGACGGGTTAGGCAGCGCTTGAGCGCGAGTCTCTAGGGTTGCCCTGGCTAGCGAGTGGACCTGCAACTCGACAAGGGGCGGTCGCTCCCGGAAGACAACTGCTCCTGACCAAGGCAACGATGACCGAGGCAGCACGCACGCAAGCTCAGGATTCGCGTGACGAGATCCTGAAGGCGGCCATGCAATTGTTTGCAAGCCGGGGTTTTCACGAGACTTCGATGTCGGAAATTGCGCGCGAGGCGCGAGTCAGCAAGGCGCTGATCTTCTGGCATTTCAAGACCAAGGAAGAGTTGTTCATGGCGGTGCTGAGCCGCCTGCTGGAACCATACTACATTGATTTCGCCGACGAATCGGCGCAGCTTGACGAACGCGAGCAAATAAAGCGCCTTATCGAAGATTATGTTCTGTTTGTGCGCGATAACGCCGGTTCGGTAAGCTTCTTTCTGCGCCGCCTGATGGCGGAAGAGGTTCCTGAGGCCTTCACGGAGCAGATTCGCGGGCTGTATCAGGTTTATCAGGGGCTGCTTACCGACCGGATCCGTTGCGGACAGGAAAAGGGCTTGTTGCGTCGCACTTACCCGCCTGAGGCGATGGCAAATTTTTTGGTCTCGGCGCTTAACGGCTTGCTGGTTAATCTGCTCTTCGGAACCGGGAGCAGTTTCGATTTGGATGGTGCGGTGAGGATGTTATGCGAATTGTTGTTGGAACCGCCGGCGAGCCCGAACGCGATCGTTTAAGCAGGGGCAGGAGAGCGTAGGATTAATCATGCGAATGCCGCTTAAGTTAATGATGGATCTGGGGCGTTATGTGCGTCGGATGAAACGCGCTGGCAACCCCTATTTCCCTCTGGTTCTGATGTTGGAGCCGCTGCACGCCTGCAACCTGGCCTGTATTGGGTGCGGCCGCATCGTCGAATACAAGGACACCATTCGCGATCAGATGCCGCTGGAAGAGGCCCTGGGTTCGGCTCAGGAGGCGGATGCTCCGATCGTCTCGATCTGTGGCGGCGAGCCGCTGATGTACAAGC encodes the following:
- a CDS encoding TetR/AcrR family transcriptional regulator encodes the protein MTEAARTQAQDSRDEILKAAMQLFASRGFHETSMSEIAREARVSKALIFWHFKTKEELFMAVLSRLLEPYYIDFADESAQLDEREQIKRLIEDYVLFVRDNAGSVSFFLRRLMAEEVPEAFTEQIRGLYQVYQGLLTDRIRCGQEKGLLRRTYPPEAMANFLVSALNGLLVNLLFGTGSSFDLDGAVRMLCELLLEPPASPNAIV